GCCAATGAGCGCGTAATAAACGGTGAGCCAAACCATGAAAAGTACCAACCCACATGCCTTGAGGAGGAACGCCAACAAGTTGTTCGATACGTCCTTGCATTTCACGCGCGGCTTTATTGGTAAACGTTACCGCCATCAAACTGTAAGGAGATAATTCATAAGCGTGCATCAACCACGCAATACGGTGCACCAAGACACGGGTTTTACCTGACCCAGCCCCCGCCAAAACAAGGCTATTTTGCAACGGCGCGGCGACGGCTTCACGCTGTTTGTCATTCAGTGAGTCGAGGATAAAAGAAACGTCCATTACATTCTGCCATGGTTAATTAATATTTTTGTCATATCAAGCGTGTAAAAATAGGTTGATTTTTAATCTGATTCCGTTTTTTATTAGCTTGAAATGAGTTGTCTGTCTATTTTGACTTTTTTTATCTGTCGATGACAGTGATCTATGCACTTCATGTCGTCGAACGTCCAAAAGGGTATAACGATGAACTATTTTACTGAAACACTAACTGAAGTAAAAACCGACATAATGCACGCTTCCATTAGCTTAGAAAATGAAACAAAAGAGCTGAGTAAAAAGGAAGAGGCACTACGGTTGTTAAAAGCCAGACGTGCCATTGAGCAGCATTTAGAGCAAAAGCGTTTGTACCATGATATATCGAATGGTTGGGATGATTAACGTTATCTAACCAAACGACAACAGTCAGCGGAATCAACTCGACTTAGCTTATGGCTAGGTCTAGAGATTCGTTTCACTCAAAAAAAACAAACTGCCTTCCCCATGAATAGATTCGTAATCTGTCTATTTGTGGGTGAAAAATCTTTTTATGTCATTTATTACCGCATTTTTACACCGTAATTACCTCCCCGTTTTCTCAACTTATGGCGGTTATTCACGTCTTGGAGTACCATACGCACTGATTTTTTAAATCTTCTAATCCATAATAAAAAAAGAAAATAACCCTCTTGGGGGAGTTACTATGTTTGAACATATCCAAGCCGCACCAGCAGACCCAATTCTTGGTCTGAATGACGCTTACAAAAAAGATCCAAATCCCAATAAAATCAACTTGGGCGTTGGTGTCTTTAAAGATGAACAAGGCAACACACCAATTTTAAAAGCCGTAAAACAAGCAGAAGAGCGTTTGTTGGCTGAAGAAAAAACCAAAAGTTATCTCAGTATCGAAGGCGCACCCGCTTATCGATCCGCCGTGCAAACGCTTTTATTTGGTAACGATC
This genomic stretch from Marinomonas primoryensis harbors:
- a CDS encoding PA3496 family putative envelope integrity protein, which encodes MNYFTETLTEVKTDIMHASISLENETKELSKKEEALRLLKARRAIEQHLEQKRLYHDISNGWDD